The Gemmatimonadota bacterium sequence ACCCGTAGGCGGCTCATAACCATACAACGGCTCACCCATGCGGTAAAACCAGCCCATCATCGGCTGTGGATTCTTCACATCGGCTTCCAATGCGCGAAGAGAACTCACCACCAGTTCTAACGGCGACTTCATCTTGCTCCGCTTCTTCGCCTCTGCCCAAAACTCACGCGACTGCGCCAGCGTAGCCATCACAGCAGCGATATCCCCATCCGTCTTGCGAAATGTCTTCGCCATCCGCTCAACCAGCGCCTCGGGAGGACTGTCGTTCACAAACCGACGCGCCAACTTTGTAGAAATAAAATGTGCGGTTGAAGGGTGCTTAGACAGCATATCCAGAACGCGCTCGCCCTCTTCTATGCCGCCACCTGCAGAGAACTTCTCACCCAACACCACCTTGGCCTTTTTATCGTGCCAGGCATTGCGGAATAGAAATTCACCCTGGCGAACGAGATTCTTATTGCCATTGGCAATTGCCCTATCGGTATTCTTGCGCCCATTGCCATAAGGCATCGCAGTCCAACCCGTCAACACACGCGCGACCTCCGTAACATCCTGCTGCGAGTATCCACCATCCACGCCCAACGTGTGCAACTCCATCAACTCGCGCGCATAATTCTCATTCAAACCATACTTGCGTCTTGGAGGCGTCTTCGGCTTCGCAACAGCCTTCGGCGGAGCCTTCGCCATCTCACCACCCATCATCTCGCCACCCATCATCCCGCCATCCATACCACCATCCATACCCATCTCACCTGATGCCATCTCCTTCTTTGGCTCAGGCTTTGCCTGATTCTGCTGCTGTGGCGTCGCCATACGCGACTGGGCATTATCCAGATAATGCAACATCGCAGGATGCTTCGCCGTCGCGCCCAAAATCACGCGGAACTTGCCCAACACATTGGGACGAATCGCATCGCGCTCATAGGTAAGCACGCGACTGCGCGCGCCCCCGTCGCGCGTGGTCACATTGAAGTGATTGAACCAGAAATCCGTCAGCACCTCGGCGAGTTGATTCTCGCTATACACCGCCCGCATCACCTTCTGACTCCGAAGCTCCTGATTAAAAAGCGCGCCATAGGGACGCAACCCATGCTTCTCGCGATACGCTTTCATCTTTTCCTGCATCTCTTTGCGAGGCGTCGTCGCCGGGTCCATCACCCCTTCTCTTTTCATCTGATTGCGAAGTTGACCATCTGGCATATA is a genomic window containing:
- a CDS encoding DUF1800 domain-containing protein; this encodes MIFRFSLIVLCCGALLAGASADAGLQLPYKKEGLSKEQAAAYLLERFAFGARPGEVEKVAKVGPEKWLAQQLKGNLPDADLDKRLEAFPALKMTQLQIAEIYMPDGQLRNQMKREGVMDPATTPRKEMQEKMKAYREKHGLRPYGALFNQELRSQKVMRAVYSENQLAEVLTDFWFNHFNVTTRDGGARSRVLTYERDAIRPNVLGKFRVILGATAKHPAMLHYLDNAQSRMATPQQQNQAKPEPKKEMASGEMGMDGGMDGGMMGGEMMGGEMAKAPPKAVAKPKTPPRRKYGLNENYARELMELHTLGVDGGYSQQDVTEVARVLTGWTAMPYGNGRKNTDRAIANGNKNLVRQGEFLFRNAWHDKKAKVVLGEKFSAGGGIEEGERVLDMLSKHPSTAHFISTKLARRFVNDSPPEALVERMAKTFRKTDGDIAAVMATLAQSREFWAEAKKRSKMKSPLELVVSSLRALEADVKNPQPMMGWFYRMGEPLYGYEPPTGFPDYAESWANSGTLIARMNFGVRLATGRIRGIVLKQLPRESEHSPTTEQALAMYSKLLLPAQDTSAIASEVKKMVPADAQRKDMQVVSILIGSPEFQYR